A single Pedobacter sp. PACM 27299 DNA region contains:
- a CDS encoding MarR family winged helix-turn-helix transcriptional regulator → MKPIVELITAWADYESKNPAANAAEFCSHFLMDHKGPAAPDQMPATLADKDADQELATLIGQLNAIHVVYAKSVLKSFPGIELEWFYFMKSIALHPEAKKSDVVAAVFFEPSTGIDILNRIKKAGLLIERSDPADKRAKLVKLSTKGEKLLQLLHRSLFKADQLLFHDLSASNKKLLINLLTDTQQKHQTLIAENKHKQLEELNLTISDQESKL, encoded by the coding sequence ATGAAACCAATTGTAGAACTGATTACGGCATGGGCCGATTATGAAAGCAAGAATCCCGCTGCCAATGCAGCGGAATTCTGCAGTCATTTCTTGATGGATCATAAAGGACCCGCAGCACCCGATCAAATGCCTGCTACGCTAGCGGATAAAGATGCCGATCAGGAATTAGCTACTCTGATCGGCCAATTAAACGCCATTCATGTAGTGTATGCAAAATCCGTACTCAAATCATTCCCAGGAATTGAACTGGAATGGTTTTACTTCATGAAGTCCATCGCCCTCCATCCTGAAGCGAAGAAATCAGATGTGGTTGCTGCAGTATTCTTTGAACCATCTACTGGTATCGATATTCTCAACAGAATCAAAAAAGCAGGGCTATTGATAGAAAGAAGCGACCCGGCTGATAAAAGAGCGAAACTGGTTAAATTGAGTACAAAAGGAGAAAAACTGCTACAGCTGTTACACCGAAGTTTATTCAAAGCTGATCAATTGTTATTCCATGACCTTTCAGCATCGAACAAGAAATTATTGATCAATCTGCTGACAGATACGCAACAAAAACACCAAACCTTAATCGCTGAAAACAAGCACAAACAATTGGAAGAACTGAACCTTACTATTTCAGACCAGGAAAGTAAGTTGTAA
- a CDS encoding bifunctional helix-turn-helix domain-containing protein/methylated-DNA--[protein]-cysteine S-methyltransferase produces the protein METSDQIDYQRIEKAIEYLRMNFKQQPPLEDIAAHVHLSPFHFQRMFKEWAGVSPKQFLQYLSIEYAKGILKKQNGKLAEAAYETGLSGTSRLHDLFIKIEGMTPGEFKNGGQQLQINYSFAESPFGRLLVASTAKGICYMAFSDDSNQAFNELQQLFPNAKYQQLLDQLQQHALYIFSTDWSRLSEVKLHLKGTDFQIKVWEMLLKIPSGDLATYADIANELQNPKANRAVGSAVGKNPVAFLIPCHRVIKSTGELGQYHWGAVRKTAMIGWEASKNDTPTGEQV, from the coding sequence ATGGAAACATCAGATCAAATCGACTATCAGAGAATTGAAAAAGCGATTGAATATTTAAGAATGAATTTCAAACAGCAACCCCCATTAGAAGATATCGCTGCACATGTTCATCTAAGTCCCTTTCATTTTCAGCGTATGTTTAAGGAATGGGCCGGTGTGAGTCCTAAACAATTTCTTCAATACCTAAGCATAGAGTATGCAAAAGGGATCTTAAAAAAACAAAATGGCAAATTGGCTGAGGCCGCTTATGAAACCGGCTTATCAGGCACCAGCAGGCTACACGATCTTTTCATCAAGATAGAAGGAATGACACCCGGAGAATTTAAAAATGGTGGACAGCAGTTACAAATCAATTATAGCTTCGCAGAAAGCCCTTTTGGGCGGTTATTGGTGGCTTCTACTGCCAAAGGCATTTGCTATATGGCTTTTTCTGATGATTCAAATCAGGCATTTAATGAACTCCAGCAACTATTTCCGAATGCAAAGTACCAGCAGTTGCTTGATCAGCTGCAACAGCATGCGCTTTATATATTTAGCACAGATTGGAGCAGGTTATCGGAAGTAAAACTTCATTTAAAAGGAACGGATTTCCAGATCAAAGTTTGGGAAATGCTATTAAAAATCCCCTCTGGAGATCTGGCAACCTATGCTGACATTGCCAATGAACTGCAAAACCCTAAAGCCAATCGTGCAGTAGGCAGTGCAGTAGGGAAAAACCCGGTAGCCTTTTTAATTCCTTGCCACAGAGTGATTAAATCCACAGGAGAATTGGGGCAATACCATTGGGGAGCAGTGAGAAAAACAGCAATGATCGGTTGGGAAGCATCAAAAAATGATACACCAACAGGGGAGCAGGTATAA
- a CDS encoding DNA-3-methyladenine glycosylase family protein yields the protein MVPTCFFITLPADFNFGECLWFLDRGFDDCLYSIAKNRVTRVLQLTNGAALVRIENEGETLKVSVLNRTLTPEETVEVRAFVNEWFDLDLDLKPFYELMLRDPRLSFMKADYFGLRLIGIPDLFEAICWAIIGQQINLTFAYKLKRKLVERFGETLDFEGQQYFLFPKPEVLANAIQEELQGMQFSRSKAAYVLEIAAAFATQTLSKSGLRAMPDLASRQKALVNVKGVGVWTANYALMKSLKERSCIPHGDAGLLNALVNLDIIKDKKEVAEIEAFFSGYEGWESYLVFYLWRTLSKRV from the coding sequence ATGGTGCCAACGTGTTTCTTTATTACTCTTCCTGCTGATTTCAACTTTGGAGAATGTCTATGGTTTTTAGACCGTGGCTTTGATGACTGCCTATATAGCATAGCTAAAAATAGGGTGACCAGAGTACTGCAGCTGACAAATGGGGCCGCATTAGTTCGTATCGAAAACGAAGGTGAAACGTTAAAGGTTTCCGTTTTAAATCGGACTTTAACTCCCGAAGAAACCGTTGAAGTGAGGGCTTTTGTGAATGAATGGTTTGACCTGGACCTCGATCTTAAGCCATTCTATGAATTGATGCTTAGAGATCCCCGTTTGTCTTTTATGAAGGCAGACTATTTTGGTCTTCGGCTGATCGGAATCCCCGATTTGTTTGAAGCCATCTGCTGGGCAATCATCGGACAGCAGATTAATTTAACTTTTGCCTATAAACTCAAAAGAAAACTGGTAGAACGCTTCGGAGAAACATTGGATTTTGAAGGGCAACAGTACTTTCTTTTTCCAAAGCCAGAAGTTTTGGCAAATGCAATACAGGAAGAATTGCAGGGCATGCAATTTTCAAGAAGTAAAGCGGCGTATGTTTTAGAGATCGCCGCCGCTTTCGCTACTCAGACGCTTAGTAAATCAGGATTACGCGCAATGCCAGATTTGGCCTCCCGTCAAAAGGCTTTGGTCAATGTGAAAGGAGTAGGAGTTTGGACCGCAAATTATGCGCTGATGAAAAGTTTGAAGGAACGCTCTTGTATCCCTCATGGTGATGCTGGATTGTTAAATGCATTGGTTAATCTAGATATCATCAAGGATAAAAAGGAAGTTGCTGAAATCGAAGCCTTTTTTTCTGGATATGAGGGCTGGGAAAGTTACCTTGTTTTTTACCTCTGGAGAACGCTTTCTAAACGAGTGTAA